A window of Streptomyces marispadix contains these coding sequences:
- a CDS encoding S9 family peptidase produces the protein MPPDTLTAAGATATPGAPGAAGALAVRPSSATADEPRELDRETVHFGPGLTMWAVLRHARQPSVDEYHPASEHWRDLIVDPVLGGVAPARARHARVTVGGARRARPWELPVRTLLAAGLAWHPRLPILAGLVQRNGALHPWTADYADERLTVYEEVRAALSLSCRRPGLPTFAWCADGELALLTRPFAERGRPPMDGADDLNDPHDPRDADDPHGAAVNQWSPVVYEAEGPRHVAFLPGLGELRRIAGASVSLLHPATGVLRTLTPPLLVGGLAPSPDGSRLLVEHATAAHGEPVPAPRSGDGLGWSRAVLPADDGEAEWTPVPASTRWAHGLGHTLAAASERAEGTVVEVRNAPAAEVTSPIRDDAADTSGLSPRTSAARAVPTPGVSPVPVSAADASRTGELPAAHRLSLPHGDDDPPRWWACVTVSGGPVVLSRHRAGLLTAASAARPGTDSPADRLLRLPDGLERLGPFATEYEGGVVVQCVREGRAGFLVVDPARGSARTVLEPPPELPPGEGGPALESARASADGDGPPRLVVCRGGRFRCHELHDGLLKTVDAPVPEKLIAAGPAPTAPKPPALGLPPARGGVSARLSPLPHRTDRAGTGREGTDPECGDPAGTGPEGADDPVTTGQLLWLHVRRAEPGDSGTGASAEAVPHLTDLRAPAALLDLPLHWPDGARAEELRQQIVHGVEQAVTALRGTHGRTGPVIVGGHSFAATVALVALAHCPDLAGAVAHSGCYNRTLTPEGFQYERRSYWQVPGLYRAFSALDFAGRLSRPVLLVHGCDDTNPSTPPDQAVGLYRAVVATGGRARLVLLPREGHTFRHRESLTTVTSEHEAWLRTCAAASAARTGEPVGGQVGGHVGG, from the coding sequence ATGCCGCCTGACACGCTCACGGCGGCGGGGGCGACGGCGACACCGGGAGCACCGGGGGCGGCGGGGGCGCTTGCGGTTCGGCCAAGTTCCGCGACCGCGGACGAGCCTCGCGAACTCGACCGGGAGACCGTGCACTTCGGCCCCGGCCTGACCATGTGGGCCGTGCTGCGCCACGCCCGGCAGCCGTCCGTGGACGAGTACCACCCGGCGAGTGAGCACTGGCGGGACCTGATCGTCGACCCCGTGCTCGGCGGCGTCGCCCCGGCCCGCGCCCGGCATGCCCGCGTCACCGTCGGCGGCGCCCGTAGGGCACGGCCATGGGAGCTGCCGGTGCGCACGCTGCTCGCCGCGGGGCTGGCCTGGCACCCCCGGCTGCCGATTCTCGCGGGGCTCGTACAGCGGAACGGAGCCCTGCATCCGTGGACCGCCGACTACGCCGACGAGCGGCTGACCGTCTATGAGGAGGTACGGGCGGCCTTGTCGCTGTCGTGCCGCCGCCCGGGGCTGCCCACGTTCGCCTGGTGCGCGGACGGTGAACTCGCCCTGCTGACCCGGCCCTTCGCCGAGCGGGGCCGCCCCCCGATGGACGGCGCGGACGACCTGAACGACCCGCACGACCCGCGCGACGCGGACGATCCGCACGGAGCAGCGGTGAATCAGTGGTCGCCGGTGGTGTACGAGGCGGAGGGCCCACGCCATGTCGCCTTCCTCCCGGGCCTCGGCGAACTGCGGCGCATCGCGGGGGCGTCCGTCTCGCTGCTCCACCCGGCGACCGGCGTGCTGCGCACCCTCACCCCGCCCCTGCTGGTGGGCGGGCTCGCGCCCTCGCCCGACGGCAGCCGTCTGCTCGTCGAGCACGCCACCGCCGCACACGGCGAACCGGTCCCGGCTCCCCGCTCCGGCGACGGGCTCGGCTGGTCGCGGGCCGTGCTGCCGGCCGACGACGGCGAAGCGGAATGGACGCCCGTACCGGCGAGCACCCGCTGGGCGCACGGCCTCGGCCACACCCTCGCGGCGGCCTCCGAACGCGCGGAGGGGACCGTCGTCGAGGTGCGCAACGCCCCTGCCGCAGAGGTGACTTCCCCCATACGGGACGACGCAGCCGACACATCGGGGCTCTCACCGAGGACGTCCGCCGCACGGGCCGTCCCCACGCCGGGCGTCAGTCCCGTACCCGTATCCGCCGCAGATGCTTCCCGCACCGGCGAACTGCCCGCCGCACACCGGCTTTCGCTGCCGCACGGAGACGACGATCCGCCGCGATGGTGGGCGTGTGTGACCGTAAGCGGCGGACCGGTGGTGCTCAGTCGGCACCGTGCAGGACTGCTGACCGCCGCGAGCGCCGCGAGGCCCGGGACGGATTCCCCCGCAGACCGGCTCCTTCGCCTACCGGACGGACTCGAACGGCTCGGCCCCTTCGCCACCGAGTACGAAGGCGGCGTCGTCGTCCAGTGCGTACGGGAGGGGCGCGCGGGTTTCCTCGTCGTCGATCCGGCGCGGGGCTCGGCACGCACCGTGCTGGAACCCCCGCCCGAACTCCCGCCCGGCGAAGGGGGGCCGGCGCTGGAGTCCGCCCGCGCGAGCGCCGACGGCGACGGTCCGCCCCGTCTCGTCGTCTGCCGAGGCGGCCGATTCCGCTGCCATGAACTGCACGACGGACTGTTGAAAACGGTGGACGCTCCCGTTCCGGAGAAGCTGATCGCAGCGGGCCCCGCACCGACGGCGCCGAAGCCGCCCGCGCTCGGCCTTCCCCCCGCCCGCGGCGGCGTGAGCGCACGGCTGTCACCGCTCCCCCACCGCACGGACAGGGCAGGCACCGGCCGCGAAGGCACCGATCCGGAATGCGGCGACCCGGCAGGCACCGGCCCAGAAGGCGCCGACGACCCTGTCACGACAGGGCAGTTGCTGTGGCTCCATGTACGCCGTGCGGAACCGGGGGACAGCGGCACCGGCGCGTCCGCCGAGGCCGTGCCGCATCTGACGGACCTGCGAGCACCGGCCGCGCTGCTCGACCTCCCCCTTCACTGGCCCGACGGCGCACGCGCGGAGGAGCTGAGGCAGCAGATCGTCCACGGCGTCGAGCAGGCGGTGACCGCGCTGCGCGGTACCCATGGGCGTACCGGTCCCGTGATCGTGGGCGGGCACAGCTTCGCCGCCACGGTCGCACTCGTCGCGCTGGCACACTGCCCGGATCTCGCCGGTGCCGTCGCCCACAGCGGCTGCTACAACCGGACGCTCACCCCGGAGGGCTTCCAGTACGAGCGCCGAAGCTACTGGCAAGTCCCCGGTCTGTACCGGGCGTTCAGCGCCCTGGACTTCGCCGGGCGACTGTCGCGGCCGGTGCTGCTGGTGCACGGCTGCGACGACACCAATCCCTCGACGCCGCCGGACCAGGCAGTCGGGCTGTACCGGGCGGTGGTCGCGACGGGCGGACGGGCCCGCCTCGTCCTCCTCCCCCGCGAGGGACACACCTTCCGTCACCGGGAGAGCCTCACGACGGTGACCTCGGAGCACGAGGCGTGGCTGAGGACCTGCGCCGCCGCCTCCGCCGCCCGTACCGGAGAACCGGTCGGCGGACAGGTCGGCGGACACGTCGGCGGATAG
- the adfB gene encoding actinodefensin-associated protein B: MTPASSHPSSQSPSASPSPPAPSASPSSPSSSPPPAAAKGLALAPDVRLTWLPYGGAVLLHGRTLALAECDERDAALLGRLLAGERPDPDDPEALRVVRDLMDSRWLQVTDVAK; encoded by the coding sequence ATGACTCCTGCGTCTTCTCATCCGTCGTCACAGTCGCCCTCGGCGTCACCGTCGCCCCCGGCACCGTCAGCGTCACCGTCGTCTCCGTCCTCGTCGCCGCCTCCGGCCGCCGCGAAGGGCCTGGCGCTCGCCCCGGACGTACGGCTGACGTGGCTTCCGTACGGCGGTGCGGTGCTGCTGCACGGCAGGACGCTCGCGCTCGCCGAGTGCGACGAGCGTGACGCCGCGCTGCTGGGGCGGCTGCTGGCCGGAGAACGCCCCGATCCGGACGACCCCGAGGCACTGCGGGTGGTCCGCGACCTGATGGATTCCCGGTGGCTCCAGGTCACCGACGTCGCGAAGTGA
- a CDS encoding lasso peptide biosynthesis protein — MLGLWKAARSAREFVESSRRDGGTYELNWPPLQGSTRGSARGAPLAVARLRIAERLLMGFLDPVEDALFITHGLRSLGFPASFHLGRETAPTVAPGGFYAWTQCGSAVLTTSLPVREEYTEVLSTGGREALC, encoded by the coding sequence ATGCTGGGACTCTGGAAGGCCGCGCGCAGCGCGCGGGAATTCGTGGAATCGTCGCGCCGCGACGGCGGAACCTACGAGCTGAATTGGCCACCGCTGCAAGGGAGTACCCGTGGATCGGCGAGGGGCGCGCCGCTCGCGGTCGCCCGGCTGCGGATCGCGGAAAGACTGCTGATGGGTTTTCTCGACCCGGTCGAGGACGCGTTGTTCATCACCCACGGGCTTCGTTCGCTTGGCTTTCCCGCCTCGTTCCATCTGGGACGTGAGACGGCGCCCACGGTCGCACCCGGCGGCTTCTACGCGTGGACGCAGTGCGGCAGTGCCGTGCTGACCACGTCGCTGCCGGTACGGGAGGAGTACACCGAGGTGCTGAGTACGGGCGGAAGGGAAGCACTGTGCTGA
- a CDS encoding pirin family protein: MSSTETDPSEILCAPGGGPRTHMEVLTARDVPLGGPRAMTVRRTLPQRARTLIGAWCFADHYGPDDVSVTGGMDVAPHPHTGLQTVSWLFEGEIEHRDSLGTHALVRPGELNLMTGGLGISHSEVSTERTAVLHGVQLWVALPGEHRYTARDFHHHVPRPVPLDGGEARVFLGALAGEVSPVPVFSPLLGAEVTLEPGASTTLAVDPGFEHGLLVDLGDVEAAGTVLRPRQLGYLGPGNASLTLTNTTDATARAVLLGGTPFEEEIVMWWNFVARSHEEILQAREEWQRSADRFGSVEGYDGDRLPAPAAPITTLRPRSNPRRRG; the protein is encoded by the coding sequence GTGAGCAGCACCGAGACCGATCCGTCGGAGATCCTCTGCGCTCCGGGCGGCGGGCCACGCACGCATATGGAGGTCCTCACCGCGCGGGACGTGCCACTGGGCGGTCCGAGAGCGATGACGGTGCGGCGCACCCTGCCGCAGCGGGCCCGGACCCTGATCGGCGCATGGTGCTTCGCCGACCACTACGGGCCCGACGACGTGTCCGTGACGGGCGGCATGGACGTCGCCCCGCATCCGCACACGGGTCTTCAGACGGTGAGCTGGCTCTTCGAGGGCGAGATCGAGCACCGCGACAGTCTCGGCACGCATGCCCTCGTACGGCCCGGCGAGCTGAACCTCATGACCGGCGGCCTCGGAATCAGCCACTCCGAGGTCTCCACGGAACGCACCGCCGTTCTGCACGGTGTGCAGCTCTGGGTGGCCCTGCCCGGTGAACACCGGTACACCGCACGGGACTTCCACCACCACGTGCCGCGGCCGGTGCCGCTCGACGGCGGCGAAGCCAGGGTCTTCCTCGGGGCGCTGGCGGGCGAGGTCTCACCCGTGCCGGTCTTCAGCCCGCTGCTCGGAGCCGAAGTCACCCTGGAGCCGGGGGCGTCCACCACCCTTGCGGTCGACCCCGGCTTCGAGCACGGCCTGCTGGTCGATCTCGGCGACGTCGAGGCCGCCGGAACCGTGCTGCGCCCGCGTCAACTCGGCTACCTGGGGCCGGGAAACGCGTCGCTGACGCTCACGAACACCACCGACGCGACGGCCCGCGCGGTTCTGCTCGGCGGCACTCCGTTCGAGGAGGAGATCGTGATGTGGTGGAACTTCGTCGCCCGCAGCCACGAGGAGATCCTTCAGGCACGGGAGGAGTGGCAGCGCTCCGCCGACAGGTTCGGCAGCGTGGAAGGCTACGACGGTGACCGGCTGCCCGCCCCGGCCGCGCCGATCACCACGCTCAGACCGCGCAGCAATCCGCGCCGCCGGGGCTGA
- a CDS encoding FAD-dependent oxidoreductase, producing MCTYRLARRRPTREAGNVTEVGCDVLVVGGGLGGVAAALAVCRAGRTAVLSEPTAWLGGQSTSQAVPPDEHPWIEQFGCTASYRQWREGVRDYYRRNYPLTPAARADRSLNPGAGRVSKLCHEPRVALAVIEAMLAPYRASGRLTVLLGYAPAAAHTDGDAVRAVELRETGTVTPVASVTPATPGTPGTGTGTEPGVSVTVTADYVLDATEGGDLLPLTGTEYITGAESHEQHGEPSAPAVADPADMQGITVCFALDHRAGENHVIDRPDGYGFWRDYRPDFWPGPLLGWTAPDPATLLPFERTFDPNPAEPDGPLSPDQCEDRGDKPLWLFRRIVSRNNHAAGAFDSDVTLVNWPMNDYWLGNVVEVDEAEASRHIEQAGQLSLSLLYWMQTEAPRADGGTGFPGLRLRPDVTGTRDGLAMAPYIRESRRIEAVTTVTENDVSLALRGERGATPHEDSVGVGSYRIDLHPSTGGRNYIDVGCLPFRIPLGALLPVRMRNLLPAAKNIGTTHITTGCYRLHPVEWNAGEAAGALAAHCLTRNVEPHQVHGTPGLLADFQAELVRQGFELAWPEVKGY from the coding sequence ATGTGTACGTACCGGCTCGCGCGCCGGAGACCGACCCGAGAGGCAGGGAACGTGACCGAGGTTGGATGCGACGTCCTCGTCGTGGGCGGCGGACTGGGAGGCGTGGCCGCGGCTCTCGCCGTGTGCCGTGCGGGCCGTACCGCCGTGCTCAGCGAACCGACCGCCTGGCTGGGAGGCCAGTCGACCAGCCAGGCCGTGCCGCCGGACGAGCACCCGTGGATCGAGCAGTTCGGCTGCACCGCCTCCTACCGGCAGTGGCGGGAAGGCGTCCGCGACTACTACCGGCGCAACTACCCGCTGACTCCGGCCGCACGCGCCGACCGCAGCCTCAACCCGGGCGCGGGACGGGTCAGCAAGCTCTGCCATGAACCGAGGGTCGCCCTCGCGGTCATCGAGGCGATGCTCGCCCCGTACCGGGCGTCGGGCAGGCTCACCGTGCTGCTGGGGTACGCGCCCGCCGCCGCGCACACCGACGGCGACGCCGTACGGGCGGTGGAGCTGCGGGAGACCGGCACCGTCACACCCGTCGCCTCCGTCACGCCCGCCACACCCGGCACACCCGGCACCGGCACCGGCACTGAGCCCGGCGTCTCCGTGACCGTCACCGCCGACTACGTACTCGACGCCACGGAGGGCGGGGACCTGCTGCCGCTGACCGGCACCGAGTACATCACCGGAGCCGAGAGCCATGAGCAGCACGGCGAGCCCTCCGCGCCCGCTGTCGCCGACCCCGCCGACATGCAGGGGATCACCGTCTGCTTCGCCCTCGACCACAGGGCGGGCGAGAACCACGTGATCGACCGACCCGACGGCTACGGCTTCTGGCGCGACTACCGCCCGGACTTCTGGCCGGGCCCGCTGCTGGGCTGGACGGCACCCGACCCCGCGACGCTGCTTCCCTTCGAGCGCACCTTCGACCCCAATCCCGCCGAGCCCGACGGCCCGCTCTCCCCCGACCAGTGCGAGGACCGCGGCGACAAGCCCCTGTGGCTCTTCCGCCGCATCGTGAGCCGCAACAACCATGCGGCGGGCGCCTTCGACTCCGACGTCACGCTCGTCAACTGGCCCATGAACGACTACTGGCTGGGCAACGTCGTCGAGGTGGACGAGGCGGAGGCGTCCCGCCACATCGAGCAGGCCGGACAGCTCTCGCTCAGCCTGCTGTACTGGATGCAGACGGAGGCCCCGCGTGCCGACGGCGGCACCGGCTTCCCCGGGCTGCGGCTGCGCCCCGACGTCACCGGCACCCGCGACGGTCTCGCCATGGCCCCCTACATACGCGAATCGCGCCGCATCGAGGCGGTCACGACCGTCACAGAGAACGACGTGTCGCTCGCGCTGCGCGGGGAGCGAGGAGCCACCCCGCACGAGGACTCCGTCGGCGTCGGCAGCTACCGCATCGATCTGCACCCCTCCACCGGCGGCCGGAACTACATCGATGTGGGCTGCCTGCCGTTCCGGATACCGCTGGGCGCGCTGCTGCCCGTGAGGATGCGCAATCTGCTGCCCGCGGCGAAGAACATCGGCACCACCCACATCACCACCGGCTGCTACCGGCTGCATCCCGTCGAGTGGAACGCCGGGGAGGCGGCCGGAGCCCTGGCCGCGCACTGTCTGACGCGGAACGTGGAGCCGCACCAGGTGCACGGCACTCCTGGGCTGCTGGCGGACTTCCAGGCCGAACTGGTGCGGCAGGGCTTCGAGTTGGCATGGCCCGAGGTGAAGGGGTACTGA
- a CDS encoding ATP-grasp domain-containing protein, whose protein sequence is MSARPVNVFVLGLDERNRELLHDLPHQSAYRFHGLLGREELQSGGTVPMRGLLEEAESRLAAFDGPIDAIVGYWDFPVSSMVPLLCERHGLPSASLESVVKCEHKYWSRLEQRKVCDAHPAFALVDLEDPSPPPALDFPMWLKPVKSRSSELAFQVDDAEQFAEAAARIRDGVPGVGKAFDQVLSLLDLPPVIEEAGGQAALAEEEAHGHELTVEGYCLDGTAHVYGVVDSVLYPGTSSFLRYQYPSSVPPEVAERLIEVSRRVALQMGLDHSTFNIEYFWDPERDRIDIVEVNPRLSQSHAPLFEYVDGLPNHHCMVSLGLGRDPRLPYREGPYRIAGKWFLRRFSDAYVRSTPGPDDIARVEREVPGTIIDIVAKEGGRLSGLPMQDSYSYELAALYIGADDEQGLEEKYRRCVELLPFELDDQESA, encoded by the coding sequence ATGTCCGCAAGGCCGGTGAACGTTTTCGTACTCGGACTGGACGAGCGCAACCGTGAGCTTCTGCACGACCTGCCTCATCAGTCCGCGTACCGCTTCCATGGGCTGCTCGGCCGTGAGGAACTACAGAGCGGCGGCACGGTGCCGATGCGCGGACTGCTGGAGGAGGCCGAGAGCAGGCTGGCGGCGTTCGACGGGCCGATCGACGCGATCGTGGGCTACTGGGACTTTCCGGTGAGTTCGATGGTGCCGCTGCTGTGCGAACGCCACGGGCTGCCCTCGGCGTCGCTGGAGTCCGTCGTCAAGTGCGAGCACAAGTACTGGAGCAGGCTCGAACAGCGGAAGGTGTGCGACGCGCACCCCGCGTTCGCCCTCGTGGATCTCGAAGACCCGTCGCCGCCGCCGGCGCTGGACTTCCCGATGTGGCTCAAGCCGGTGAAGTCCCGCTCCTCCGAACTGGCCTTCCAGGTGGACGACGCGGAGCAGTTCGCGGAGGCCGCCGCCCGCATCCGGGACGGCGTACCGGGAGTGGGGAAGGCGTTCGACCAGGTGCTCTCGCTCCTCGACCTGCCCCCGGTGATCGAGGAGGCCGGAGGCCAGGCCGCTCTCGCGGAGGAGGAGGCCCACGGCCACGAGCTGACCGTGGAGGGCTACTGCCTCGACGGCACCGCCCATGTCTACGGAGTGGTCGACTCCGTGCTGTATCCGGGCACGTCGAGCTTCCTGCGCTACCAGTACCCGTCGTCGGTGCCCCCCGAGGTCGCCGAGCGGCTGATCGAGGTCTCCCGCCGCGTCGCTCTCCAAATGGGCCTGGACCACTCGACGTTCAACATCGAGTACTTCTGGGACCCCGAGCGGGACCGCATCGACATCGTGGAGGTCAACCCCAGGCTCTCCCAGTCGCACGCCCCGCTCTTCGAGTACGTCGACGGCCTGCCCAACCATCACTGCATGGTCAGCCTCGGGCTCGGCCGTGACCCCCGGCTGCCGTACCGGGAGGGCCCGTACCGCATCGCCGGCAAGTGGTTCCTGCGGCGCTTCTCCGACGCATACGTACGGAGCACCCCCGGCCCCGACGACATCGCCAGGGTCGAGCGGGAGGTGCCCGGAACCATCATCGACATCGTCGCCAAGGAGGGCGGGCGGCTGTCCGGACTGCCGATGCAGGACAGCTACAGCTACGAGCTGGCGGCCCTGTACATCGGGGCCGACGACGAGCAGGGGCTGGAAGAGAAGTACCGACGCTGCGTGGAACTGCTGCCGTTCGAACTCGACGATCAGGAGAGTGCGTGA
- a CDS encoding CocE/NonD family hydrolase — protein sequence MKEVSAGPQAVKEEEHVWIPTRDGTRLAGRIWRPVASDTDPVPAILELIPYRKRDLTARRDSINHPYIAGHGYACVRVDLRGSGDSEGVLDDEYLEQEFRDGEDVLAWMAAQPWCNGRTGMMGISWGGFNALQLAARRPPGLGAIAALCCSDDRYADDVHYMGGCLLTDNLSWASTMFAYTSCPPDPQIVGPGWREMWYERLDGMEPWLAEWLNHQRRDDYWRHGSVCEDYSDVECPVLAVSGWADGYSNAVFRLMERLKVPRRGLIGPWSHKYPHLGVPGPAIGFLQELVRWWDHWLKDEDNGVMDGPMLCTWMQESMPPSTAYDERPGRWVGEPGWLSPHVCRVGHPLGEHRIGRPGELLNSPPLSVESPLSVGQFAGKWCSYNAPPDLPYDQREEDGGSLVFESEPLAERCEILGGPVLRATLEVDRPLAMLAVRLSDVAPDGRATRATYGLLNLTHRDGHAEPRPLEAGRRRRVHVQLNGVAQAFPAGHRIRIALSTSYWPLAWPPPEPVRLTVHPEESELELPIRSIGEPDDLPTPLFGEPEGAPPLSSTVVMPGEQRWTVSRDLVGYRSALEVVKDLGIMHMEDIDLNVTRNARERYVWTGDDFGSVRGEIDWVMGFARGDWDVHTNTHTVLTSDASNFYLHATMDAYEDNHRVRSRNWDLTIPRDHV from the coding sequence ATCAAGGAGGTCAGTGCCGGGCCGCAGGCCGTCAAGGAGGAGGAGCACGTCTGGATTCCCACGCGGGACGGAACCCGTCTCGCCGGGCGGATATGGCGTCCCGTCGCCTCCGACACGGACCCGGTACCGGCCATCCTGGAGCTGATCCCGTACCGCAAACGAGATCTGACCGCCCGCCGCGACTCGATCAACCACCCGTACATCGCCGGGCACGGCTACGCCTGTGTACGGGTGGACCTGCGGGGCAGCGGCGACTCCGAGGGCGTGCTCGACGACGAGTACCTTGAACAGGAGTTCAGGGACGGCGAGGACGTACTGGCATGGATGGCCGCCCAGCCGTGGTGCAACGGCCGCACCGGCATGATGGGCATCTCGTGGGGCGGCTTCAACGCCCTTCAGCTCGCTGCCCGCCGCCCCCCGGGCCTCGGCGCGATCGCGGCGCTCTGCTGTAGCGACGACCGCTACGCCGACGACGTGCACTACATGGGCGGGTGCCTGCTGACGGACAACCTGTCGTGGGCGTCGACGATGTTCGCCTACACCTCCTGCCCGCCCGACCCCCAGATCGTCGGCCCCGGCTGGCGGGAGATGTGGTACGAGCGGCTCGACGGAATGGAGCCCTGGCTGGCCGAGTGGCTGAACCACCAGCGCCGCGACGACTATTGGCGGCACGGCTCGGTCTGCGAGGACTACTCGGACGTCGAGTGCCCGGTGCTCGCCGTCAGCGGATGGGCCGACGGCTACTCCAACGCCGTCTTCCGGCTGATGGAGCGGCTGAAGGTGCCCCGCAGGGGACTGATCGGCCCCTGGTCGCACAAGTATCCCCACCTCGGCGTCCCGGGCCCCGCCATCGGCTTCCTCCAGGAACTCGTGCGCTGGTGGGACCACTGGCTCAAGGACGAGGACAACGGCGTGATGGACGGCCCGATGCTCTGCACGTGGATGCAGGAGAGCATGCCGCCGTCCACCGCCTACGACGAACGCCCCGGGCGCTGGGTGGGCGAGCCCGGCTGGCTCTCGCCGCATGTGTGCCGCGTCGGGCACCCGCTGGGGGAGCACCGCATCGGGCGGCCCGGCGAACTGCTGAACTCGCCTCCGCTGAGCGTCGAATCCCCGCTGTCGGTGGGCCAGTTCGCCGGCAAGTGGTGCTCGTACAACGCGCCTCCGGATCTGCCCTACGACCAGCGTGAGGAGGACGGCGGTTCGCTCGTCTTCGAGAGCGAGCCGCTGGCGGAACGCTGCGAGATCCTGGGCGGGCCGGTGCTGCGGGCGACGCTGGAGGTGGACCGGCCGCTGGCGATGCTGGCGGTGCGGCTCTCCGACGTGGCGCCGGACGGCCGCGCCACCAGGGCCACCTACGGGCTGCTCAACCTCACCCATCGCGACGGCCATGCCGAGCCCCGGCCGCTTGAGGCCGGCCGCCGCCGGCGGGTGCACGTCCAGCTCAACGGCGTGGCGCAGGCGTTCCCCGCCGGCCACCGCATCCGGATCGCGCTGTCCACGTCGTACTGGCCGCTGGCCTGGCCGCCGCCCGAGCCCGTACGGCTGACCGTGCACCCGGAGGAGAGCGAGCTGGAGCTTCCGATCCGCTCGATCGGCGAGCCCGACGACCTTCCGACGCCGCTCTTCGGCGAACCGGAGGGCGCGCCGCCGCTGTCGAGCACCGTGGTCATGCCGGGCGAACAGCGCTGGACGGTCTCGCGTGACCTCGTCGGCTACCGCTCGGCGCTGGAGGTCGTGAAGGACCTGGGCATCATGCACATGGAGGACATCGACCTGAACGTGACCCGGAACGCCCGCGAGCGCTACGTCTGGACCGGCGACGACTTCGGCTCGGTGCGCGGCGAGATCGACTGGGTCATGGGCTTCGCCCGCGGCGACTGGGACGTGCACACCAACACGCACACCGTGCTGACCTCCGACGCGTCGAACTTCTATCTGCACGCCACCATGGACGCATACGAGGACAACCACCGTGTGCGGTCGCGAAATTGGGACCTGACGATTCCACGGGACCACGTGTGA